A genomic window from Sphingobacterium spiritivorum includes:
- a CDS encoding TIGR02757 family protein → MTMSDFNIKEFLDQKVEQYNQPGFIPNDPICIPHLFSRKQDIEIMGFFASVLAWGQRKTIINKCRELIDRMDGAPFDFIMHHQETDLKQLLGFKHRTFNDTDLLYFISFFRYHFSVFDSLEDAFLIGQEQTKEVSVEKALNAFKAYFFSLPDFPLRTRKHISAPVQKSTVKRINMFLRWMVRQDDKGVDFGIWTRIHPKDLICPCDLHVERVARKFGLITLDKVNWKTALELTVNLRMLDPMDPIKYDFALFGLGVEREM, encoded by the coding sequence ATGACCATGTCTGATTTTAATATAAAAGAATTTCTGGATCAAAAGGTTGAGCAATACAATCAGCCTGGTTTTATTCCAAATGATCCTATTTGTATTCCTCATTTATTTTCCCGAAAACAGGATATTGAGATCATGGGTTTTTTTGCTTCTGTTCTGGCCTGGGGGCAGCGCAAAACTATTATTAATAAATGCAGGGAGCTGATTGACCGTATGGATGGAGCTCCTTTTGATTTTATAATGCATCATCAGGAGACTGACTTGAAACAGTTGCTGGGATTTAAACACCGTACCTTTAATGATACAGATCTATTGTATTTCATCTCCTTTTTCCGATATCATTTCTCAGTGTTTGATTCTTTGGAAGATGCCTTTTTGATTGGTCAGGAACAGACTAAAGAAGTTTCAGTAGAGAAAGCACTGAATGCTTTTAAGGCTTATTTTTTCTCTTTACCTGATTTTCCCTTACGTACCAGAAAGCATATCAGTGCTCCTGTACAAAAATCAACGGTAAAGCGTATAAATATGTTTTTGCGCTGGATGGTACGTCAGGATGACAAGGGTGTAGACTTTGGAATCTGGACCCGGATTCATCCAAAGGATCTGATTTGTCCGTGCGATCTTCACGTGGAAAGAGTGGCTCGTAAATTCGGGTTGATTACGCTAGATAAAGTGAATTGGAAAACGGCTCTTGAACTTACCGTCAATCTCCGGATGCTGGATCCGATGGATCCGATTAAATATGATTTTGCATTATTTGGACTGGGAGTAGAAAGGGAAATGTAA
- a CDS encoding peroxiredoxin family protein: protein MNKKLVLGAMSMLTASLLFSCNSENKQATQTSSEQTAAPAEDPHAGQTAHTPAQDTPPMTKEIARVLPADFTFYKLKSGISFGKVDLAKDKNSVFVLFDPGCSHCQHEATALSDNYDKIKGVNVYFVSMNDPALMASFFDTFGPKLNGKSNVELLYDRNQEFIQKFHVPSQFPANYVYGPDGQLKEHWEGDKNINEIIAAYTK from the coding sequence ATGAATAAGAAGTTAGTTTTAGGAGCGATGAGTATGCTTACAGCATCTCTGCTTTTCTCTTGCAATTCAGAAAACAAACAAGCCACACAGACATCCTCAGAGCAGACAGCTGCACCTGCAGAAGACCCGCATGCAGGACAAACAGCTCATACTCCCGCTCAGGATACTCCGCCGATGACAAAAGAAATCGCAAGAGTATTGCCTGCTGATTTCACATTTTACAAACTAAAATCAGGCATCAGCTTTGGAAAAGTCGATCTTGCGAAAGATAAAAACTCTGTATTCGTTCTTTTCGATCCGGGATGCAGCCACTGTCAACACGAAGCCACTGCCCTGTCCGACAACTACGACAAGATAAAAGGAGTAAACGTTTACTTCGTTTCCATGAATGATCCTGCTTTAATGGCTTCATTTTTTGACACTTTCGGACCAAAATTAAACGGTAAATCAAACGTAGAGTTACTGTATGACCGCAATCAGGAGTTTATCCAAAAATTCCATGTTCCTTCACAATTCCCGGCTAATTATGTATACGGTCCGGACGGACAGCTTAAAGAGCATTGGGAAGGTGACAAAAACATTAACGAGATTATTGCAGCTTACACAAAATAA
- a CDS encoding AI-2E family transporter: MKYKQIHNNSINQIMLIIIIILICILIFTNLSYYLPGFLGAVTLYILFRNAYFKMTEQRKWNKSLVSLLMVLLTVVFIVFPTWGIINYITPELTNLVGDKNDIIKNFNSIKDYIATVPLLKNVDLSEEALLNILQKLTRYLPSILNSIAEVGVNLLVSLFVLYFMLVHSKRMESTIYHAIPFSTQSKNELWTEVNMMVRSNAIGIPILALCQGFVAMIGYWFLGVENPILWGGMTAVSTIIPVLGTMTVYVPLSIFLFANGQIGNGIGLLLYGFIVIGGIDNVLRFTILKKLGDVPPLITVFGVLLGLKLFGMLGVIFGPLILSSVGVLLKVYSNEYGRSNSGIPDASEDKTLP; this comes from the coding sequence ATGAAGTACAAGCAAATACATAACAATTCTATCAATCAGATCATGCTGATCATTATTATCATTCTGATCTGCATACTCATCTTCACCAATCTATCGTACTACCTTCCCGGATTTCTGGGAGCCGTTACCTTATATATTCTCTTTAGAAATGCCTATTTCAAAATGACAGAACAGAGAAAATGGAACAAGTCGCTCGTCAGCCTGCTCATGGTGCTCCTTACAGTTGTATTTATTGTCTTTCCGACCTGGGGAATTATAAATTACATCACTCCTGAGCTGACAAATCTTGTTGGCGATAAAAATGATATTATCAAAAATTTCAATTCAATAAAAGATTATATAGCAACTGTACCTTTACTAAAAAATGTCGACCTCTCCGAAGAAGCATTGTTAAATATCTTACAAAAACTCACACGTTACCTTCCCAGCATACTCAACTCGATCGCAGAGGTAGGAGTCAACCTTCTCGTATCTTTATTTGTACTCTACTTTATGTTGGTACATTCCAAACGCATGGAATCAACAATATATCATGCTATCCCCTTTTCAACACAAAGTAAAAATGAGTTGTGGACTGAGGTCAATATGATGGTTCGGTCAAATGCCATCGGAATCCCTATACTGGCGCTCTGTCAGGGCTTTGTAGCCATGATAGGTTACTGGTTTCTAGGCGTTGAAAACCCTATTCTCTGGGGAGGAATGACGGCTGTATCTACCATAATCCCGGTACTGGGGACTATGACAGTATATGTACCGCTGTCTATATTCCTGTTTGCCAATGGGCAGATCGGGAATGGTATAGGATTATTGCTGTACGGATTTATTGTTATTGGCGGTATTGACAACGTGCTTCGATTTACTATACTCAAAAAATTAGGAGATGTCCCTCCGCTGATCACAGTATTCGGAGTACTCCTCGGATTGAAACTTTTTGGAATGCTGGGTGTTATTTTCGGGCCCCTTATTCTATCCTCTGTAGGTGTATTACTAAAGGTCTACAGCAATGAATACGGACGTTCCAACAGTGGTATACCTGATGCATCAGAAGATAAAACGCTCCCCTGA
- the gap gene encoding type I glyceraldehyde-3-phosphate dehydrogenase, whose translation MINIAINGFGRIGRHTLRNILLRNVGEQLHVVAINDLTDTKTLAHLFKYDSVHGPFQGTVSYDENHLFINGQQIQVSKEKNPELLPWTALAIDIVIESTGHFTSGGQAALHLKAGAKKVIISAPSPDKEIPTIVLGINDQSFDLSAPILSNASCTTNNVAPLVKILDENWGIEDGYITTVHSMTGDQNLHDAPHRDLRRARAASSSIIPTSTGAAKAITNVFPHLEGRLGGAGIRVPVLNGSLTDFTCTLKKQTTVEEINAKFQAAANGSLIEVLYYTEDPIVSVDIINNPYSCVFDSQLTSIVGGLVKVVGWYDNEFGYSNRLVDLLLKIDSTTATV comes from the coding sequence ATGATCAATATTGCGATCAATGGATTTGGACGGATAGGACGACATACACTTCGAAATATTCTTCTTAGGAATGTCGGTGAACAATTGCACGTAGTAGCGATTAATGACCTGACGGATACCAAAACACTAGCACACCTTTTCAAATATGATTCGGTACACGGCCCTTTTCAAGGCACCGTAAGCTATGATGAAAATCACCTGTTTATCAACGGACAACAGATACAGGTCAGCAAAGAAAAAAATCCGGAGCTTCTTCCCTGGACAGCACTCGCAATAGATATTGTTATTGAATCTACAGGACATTTTACCTCCGGCGGGCAGGCGGCTTTACACCTGAAGGCCGGAGCAAAAAAAGTCATTATATCTGCCCCTTCACCTGACAAAGAGATTCCTACTATAGTTTTGGGTATCAATGATCAGTCATTCGACTTATCCGCTCCTATACTTTCCAATGCCTCCTGCACAACGAATAATGTAGCGCCATTGGTAAAGATTCTGGATGAAAACTGGGGAATAGAAGACGGGTACATCACCACTGTCCACTCCATGACAGGGGATCAGAATTTACATGATGCCCCACATCGTGATTTGCGTCGTGCACGTGCAGCATCTTCCTCCATTATACCCACAAGTACAGGCGCAGCGAAAGCCATCACCAATGTATTTCCACATTTAGAAGGCCGGTTAGGAGGCGCAGGAATACGTGTCCCCGTATTAAACGGATCGCTCACAGATTTCACCTGTACCCTAAAAAAACAGACTACAGTAGAAGAAATCAATGCAAAGTTTCAAGCTGCTGCAAATGGCTCATTAATAGAAGTATTGTATTATACTGAAGATCCCATTGTATCTGTAGATATTATAAATAATCCCTACTCATGCGTATTTGATTCGCAACTGACCTCTATTGTAGGCGGGCTTGTAAAAGTAGTCGGCTGGTACGACAATGAATTCGGATATTCCAACAGACTCGTAGATCTGCTGTTAAAAATAGACTCTACAACTGCTACAGTGTAA
- a CDS encoding Rossmann-fold NAD(P)-binding domain-containing protein — translation MRYLILGCGWVGEYIARLWIAEGHEVWASTTSSEKYHRLLSDGIFAFVHNFDDDNAIPDNFPESFDYILVSIPATKRHSEDILVKRFDRVFGFVSGLTYNKLIFLSSVGIYPDISGDMFENGWESNQLDAKLLSAEESMRRLSGVIVYRLGGLFGQERIFAKYFQHKVCTTGGQLCNFVHLEDVAALIRLGFDSDLTNGLYNVVTPAHPLKHDVILASARKYGFAVPEAFRDEDSFQKKVHGSLLQDELNYTFKFPSPLDF, via the coding sequence ATGCGTTACCTTATATTAGGTTGCGGTTGGGTAGGAGAATATATTGCCCGTTTGTGGATTGCTGAAGGGCATGAAGTATGGGCATCTACTACCTCATCAGAAAAATACCATCGGCTGTTGTCTGATGGTATTTTTGCTTTTGTGCATAATTTTGATGATGACAATGCTATTCCGGATAATTTTCCGGAAAGCTTTGATTATATTCTGGTTAGTATACCTGCGACTAAGCGTCATAGTGAAGACATCCTTGTCAAAAGATTTGATCGTGTATTCGGGTTTGTCTCGGGACTGACTTATAACAAACTTATTTTTCTCAGTTCTGTAGGAATCTATCCGGATATTTCCGGTGATATGTTTGAGAACGGATGGGAGAGTAATCAGCTTGATGCAAAGTTGTTAAGCGCTGAAGAATCTATGCGGCGGCTTAGTGGGGTGATTGTATACCGGCTGGGGGGCTTATTTGGTCAGGAGCGGATTTTTGCCAAGTATTTTCAGCACAAGGTGTGTACAACCGGCGGGCAGCTTTGCAATTTTGTTCATCTGGAAGACGTGGCTGCATTGATCCGTCTGGGGTTTGATTCTGATCTTACAAACGGGCTGTATAATGTAGTTACTCCAGCTCATCCGCTGAAGCATGATGTGATCTTAGCTTCGGCACGAAAGTATGGTTTTGCTGTTCCTGAAGCTTTTCGGGATGAGGATTCTTTTCAAAAAAAGGTACACGGATCTTTACTTCAGGATGAACTGAATTATACTTTTAAATTCCCTTCTCCGTTAGATTTTTGA
- a CDS encoding acyl-ACP desaturase — protein sequence MQELNQQIPEGSRKEVMTYLEPFMLNEMSEYLKPVEEMWQPADFLPDASRDTFFEEVRDLQESAKELSYDLVAVLIGDTLTEEALPTYESWLTMVDDVEKNEQGGWMKWVRAWTAEENRHGDLLNKYLYLTGRVNMKEFERSAQYLIQDGFDIGTGRDPYRNFIYTSFQEIATNVSHRRVAGLAKKHGDKLLAKMCGVIASDEARHAKAYMSFISQALVVDASEVILAFEDMMRKKIVMPAQFLRESGEPQGEAFAHFSDAAQRLGVYTAIDYVDILKELNTDWNIDKLTGLNEQAEKARDYLLKLPDRLLRLADRMKTPLKEYKFKWIYG from the coding sequence ATGCAAGAATTAAACCAACAAATACCAGAAGGATCCCGTAAAGAGGTCATGACTTATTTGGAGCCGTTCATGCTGAATGAGATGAGCGAATATTTAAAGCCTGTTGAAGAAATGTGGCAACCGGCAGATTTTTTGCCTGATGCTTCCAGAGATACATTCTTTGAAGAGGTAAGAGACTTGCAGGAAAGTGCCAAAGAACTTTCTTATGATTTAGTTGCAGTACTTATCGGCGATACACTTACCGAAGAAGCCCTTCCTACCTACGAATCATGGTTGACTATGGTGGATGATGTGGAGAAAAATGAGCAGGGAGGATGGATGAAATGGGTGCGCGCATGGACTGCAGAAGAAAATCGTCACGGAGATTTACTGAACAAATATTTATACCTCACCGGGCGTGTTAACATGAAAGAATTTGAGCGTTCGGCTCAATACCTTATACAGGACGGATTTGATATCGGTACAGGAAGAGATCCGTATCGTAATTTTATTTACACCTCCTTTCAGGAAATAGCGACCAACGTATCACACCGCCGGGTAGCTGGTTTGGCAAAAAAACACGGAGACAAACTTCTTGCAAAAATGTGTGGTGTCATCGCTTCAGACGAAGCCAGACACGCAAAAGCGTATATGTCTTTTATTTCTCAGGCACTTGTCGTAGATGCAAGCGAAGTCATTCTGGCATTTGAAGACATGATGCGCAAAAAAATCGTTATGCCGGCACAATTTTTAAGAGAATCCGGAGAACCTCAGGGAGAGGCTTTTGCTCACTTTTCCGATGCAGCACAACGTCTGGGTGTATATACAGCAATAGATTATGTTGATATCCTGAAAGAATTAAATACAGACTGGAATATAGATAAACTGACCGGACTTAATGAACAGGCAGAGAAAGCAAGAGATTATCTGCTCAAATTACCCGATCGCCTGCTCCGGTTGGCAGACCGCATGAAAACACCATTGAAAGAATATAAATTCAAATGGATCTACGGATAA
- a CDS encoding cystathionine gamma-synthase, whose product MAYKFATKAIHAGQQSDPTTGAVMTPIYQTSTYQQASPGDHKGFEYSRGTNPTRKALEDCLAALENGKHGLAFASGMAATDCVLRLLKPGDEVVTGDDLYGGSYRIFTKVYEQYGITFKFVNTSDAEAVRAAITDKTKLIWVETPTNPTLKLADIEAIGQIAKTGNALYVVDNTFASPYLQNPLDLGADIVMHSATKYINGHSDVVMGALILNDDELYKQLWFYYNACGGTPGPQDSFLALRGIKTLHLRMEAHCANGRKVAEFLKNHPKVETIYWPGFEDHPGHEIAKKQMRDFGGMISIVLKGADMQETFRISSRFKVFTLAESLGGVESLINHPATMTHGSIPKEAREKVGVVDNLLRLSVGIEDADDLIEDLKQALS is encoded by the coding sequence ATGGCTTATAAATTTGCAACAAAAGCGATTCATGCCGGTCAGCAGTCAGATCCGACTACCGGAGCCGTCATGACCCCTATATATCAGACTTCTACATATCAGCAGGCTTCTCCGGGAGATCATAAAGGTTTTGAATATTCGCGGGGAACTAATCCTACGCGTAAGGCTCTGGAAGATTGTCTGGCGGCGCTGGAAAACGGAAAGCACGGACTGGCTTTTGCAAGCGGTATGGCTGCTACGGACTGTGTGCTGAGACTGTTGAAACCGGGGGATGAAGTGGTGACAGGTGATGATCTGTATGGCGGGTCGTATCGTATATTTACAAAAGTATATGAGCAATATGGTATTACTTTCAAATTTGTCAATACATCTGATGCCGAGGCGGTGCGTGCTGCCATCACGGATAAGACAAAACTGATCTGGGTAGAAACACCAACAAATCCTACGCTGAAACTGGCAGATATCGAAGCTATCGGTCAGATTGCCAAAACTGGGAATGCGCTTTATGTAGTCGATAACACATTCGCTTCTCCTTATTTACAGAATCCTCTGGATCTGGGAGCAGATATTGTAATGCATTCGGCTACGAAATATATCAACGGGCACTCTGATGTAGTCATGGGAGCTTTGATCCTGAATGATGACGAATTATACAAACAATTGTGGTTTTACTATAATGCCTGTGGAGGTACTCCGGGACCTCAGGATTCTTTTCTGGCACTTCGCGGTATCAAGACTTTGCATCTTCGTATGGAGGCTCATTGTGCCAACGGACGCAAGGTGGCAGAATTCCTGAAAAATCATCCTAAGGTAGAGACAATTTACTGGCCGGGTTTTGAAGATCATCCTGGACATGAGATTGCTAAAAAGCAAATGCGGGATTTTGGAGGAATGATTTCTATTGTCCTTAAAGGGGCGGATATGCAGGAAACTTTCCGTATTTCTTCTCGGTTCAAGGTGTTTACGCTTGCTGAATCACTGGGAGGAGTAGAATCGCTTATAAATCATCCGGCCACCATGACACATGGCTCTATACCGAAGGAAGCAAGAGAAAAGGTAGGAGTAGTGGATAATCTGCTCCGTCTTTCGGTAGGTATTGAAGATGCTGATGATCTGATTGAAGATCTGAAACAGGCATTGAGTTAG
- the proS gene encoding proline--tRNA ligase produces MSKGITSRAEDYSQWYNDLVIKADLAEYSAVRGCMVIKPYGYAIWERMQAILDKMFKDTGHSNAYFPLFIPKSFFSKEASHVEGFATECAVVTHYRLKNDGAGNIIVDEDAKLEEELIVRPTSETIIWNTYRGWIESYRDLPILVNQWANVVRWEMRTRLFLRTAEFLWQEGHTAHATSQEAIEETEKMLGVYAYFAENYLAVPVVRGRKTENERFAGALDTYCIEALMQDGKALQAGTSHFLGQNFAKAFDVKFTSKEGKQEHVWASSWGVSTRLMGALIMAHSDDQGLVLPPMLAPIQVVIVPIYRTDEEKANIDVFVDGLNAELKAKNISVKYDDRDTQRPGFKFAEWELKGVPLRVAVGARDMQNDTVELARRDTQTKETVSQEGLSGLIEGLLDTIQENIFQKALTFRDSHITEVNSYEEFKDVLENKGGFISCHWDGTVETEKRVKEETKATIRCVPLDAKEEEGVCIFTGKPSNKRVLFAKAY; encoded by the coding sequence ATGAGTAAAGGAATTACGAGTAGAGCAGAAGATTATTCACAGTGGTATAATGACCTTGTGATCAAGGCGGATCTGGCCGAATATTCAGCGGTAAGAGGATGTATGGTGATCAAACCATACGGATATGCCATCTGGGAACGCATGCAGGCGATTCTGGACAAGATGTTTAAAGATACCGGTCATAGTAATGCTTACTTTCCTTTATTTATCCCCAAATCTTTCTTTTCTAAGGAAGCTTCTCACGTAGAAGGGTTTGCAACGGAGTGTGCCGTAGTTACACATTACCGCCTGAAGAATGACGGGGCCGGAAATATTATTGTTGATGAAGATGCAAAACTGGAAGAAGAACTGATCGTAAGACCGACTTCGGAAACGATTATCTGGAATACCTACCGCGGCTGGATAGAATCCTACCGTGACCTGCCGATTCTGGTGAATCAGTGGGCGAATGTTGTTCGTTGGGAAATGCGTACACGTTTGTTTTTGCGTACTGCAGAATTTTTGTGGCAGGAAGGACACACTGCTCATGCGACAAGTCAGGAAGCTATAGAGGAAACGGAAAAAATGTTGGGTGTATATGCCTATTTTGCGGAAAACTACTTAGCTGTTCCTGTGGTAAGAGGTCGAAAGACTGAAAACGAACGTTTTGCCGGAGCATTGGATACCTATTGTATTGAGGCTTTAATGCAGGATGGTAAGGCTTTGCAAGCGGGAACTTCTCACTTTTTGGGACAGAACTTTGCAAAGGCTTTTGATGTCAAGTTTACTTCCAAGGAAGGTAAACAGGAGCATGTCTGGGCATCTTCCTGGGGAGTGTCTACCCGTTTGATGGGAGCGCTTATCATGGCACATTCGGACGATCAGGGATTGGTATTGCCTCCTATGCTGGCGCCTATTCAGGTGGTGATCGTGCCTATTTACAGAACGGATGAGGAAAAAGCAAATATCGATGTTTTCGTAGATGGTTTGAATGCTGAGCTGAAAGCAAAAAATATTTCTGTCAAATACGATGACCGTGATACACAACGTCCGGGTTTTAAATTTGCAGAATGGGAACTTAAAGGAGTGCCTTTGCGTGTAGCTGTTGGTGCACGTGATATGCAGAATGATACTGTTGAACTGGCCCGCAGGGATACACAGACCAAAGAAACAGTTTCTCAGGAAGGATTATCGGGTCTGATTGAAGGTTTGCTGGATACCATACAGGAGAATATTTTCCAGAAAGCGCTGACATTCCGGGATAGTCATATTACGGAAGTGAATTCTTACGAAGAGTTTAAGGATGTACTGGAAAACAAAGGCGGATTTATTTCCTGCCACTGGGATGGAACTGTCGAAACTGAAAAGCGTGTGAAAGAAGAGACTAAAGCGACTATTCGTTGCGTGCCTTTAGATGCTAAGGAAGAAGAGGGAGTATGTATCTTTACAGGTAAACCTTCTAATAAGCGAGTTTTATTTGCTAAAGCTTATTAA
- a CDS encoding OmpP1/FadL family transporter encodes MNIKHLLLSSFFLCGIIGTAHAQFEKEALLFSQEYPGGTARFKGMGNVQTALGGDLSSIAGNPAGLGFYGQSDIGVTFNYFNNNSKTNYFGQSNSQNQGRFLIDNAGVVFHFPSARGLGADLTEGWLNFNVGLSYDKTNNFRNKILYSGTNNESTKGQTLADLMYTQDNTPWGKDLYSSYFMEGYADIDKRGYFPLAKEGADKYQQNNILEKGDRSRTTLSFGANYSNKFYIGASFSMVSFKYETAQKFTEEGSTKSSDEIKGRNPNSPYLDPTKAESKYVGIKYALDDYYNQYTEGSGVDFKLGMIYKPAQDWNLGLTIKTPTWIAVQDNTNSYTDIYYTGGTTALDPYKSDSYNTEDDINIITPFQYSLGVTKFFPRGLITADADLTDYSTTKFRSPNRYNPQMEVDMEKSVKGMYKAAINARIGGEYLITNIISGRAGFNYYGNPYKNADYSHYTGTLGLGVKLSSSLYMDVAVVHNMLKYYESPYTFEEGFWETPNPVAEIKNNRTNAVLTLGAKF; translated from the coding sequence ATGAATATCAAACATTTACTACTTTCATCATTTTTCCTTTGTGGAATAATAGGAACAGCACATGCGCAATTTGAAAAAGAAGCTCTTCTCTTCTCTCAGGAATATCCTGGAGGAACAGCACGTTTCAAAGGTATGGGTAATGTACAGACCGCTTTAGGAGGCGATCTGAGTTCCATTGCCGGCAACCCAGCAGGTTTAGGATTTTACGGGCAGTCAGATATCGGTGTCACCTTTAATTATTTCAATAATAACAGCAAGACAAATTATTTCGGTCAGTCCAACAGTCAGAATCAGGGTCGTTTTCTGATTGATAATGCCGGTGTTGTTTTCCATTTTCCTTCAGCAAGAGGATTAGGAGCAGATCTGACAGAAGGATGGCTTAATTTTAATGTTGGTCTGAGTTATGATAAAACAAACAATTTTCGCAACAAGATTCTGTATTCAGGAACCAATAACGAAAGCACCAAGGGGCAGACACTAGCAGATCTGATGTATACACAGGATAATACACCCTGGGGGAAAGATCTGTATAGTTCTTATTTTATGGAAGGCTATGCGGATATTGATAAACGAGGGTATTTCCCCCTGGCAAAAGAAGGAGCGGATAAATATCAGCAAAATAATATTCTTGAAAAAGGAGATCGTTCAAGAACAACGCTCTCTTTCGGAGCGAATTACAGCAACAAATTTTATATAGGAGCTTCCTTCTCGATGGTTTCTTTCAAATATGAGACTGCACAGAAGTTTACAGAAGAAGGATCTACTAAAAGCAGCGATGAGATCAAAGGTAGAAACCCAAACTCCCCATATCTTGACCCTACCAAAGCAGAAAGCAAATATGTAGGAATCAAATATGCACTTGACGATTACTACAATCAATATACAGAGGGATCAGGAGTGGATTTCAAATTAGGTATGATATACAAACCTGCACAGGACTGGAATCTGGGACTTACCATCAAGACACCAACCTGGATAGCTGTACAGGACAATACAAATTCCTATACGGATATCTATTATACAGGAGGAACCACAGCATTAGATCCTTACAAGTCAGACTCTTATAACACGGAAGATGATATCAATATCATTACGCCATTTCAATACAGTCTGGGTGTTACAAAATTTTTCCCAAGAGGTCTTATTACCGCAGATGCAGATCTGACAGACTATTCTACAACCAAATTCAGATCGCCTAACCGCTATAATCCACAGATGGAAGTAGATATGGAAAAATCAGTCAAAGGTATGTACAAAGCGGCAATAAATGCCAGAATTGGCGGGGAATATCTGATCACCAACATTATAAGTGGTCGTGCCGGATTTAATTATTATGGTAATCCATATAAGAACGCAGACTACAGCCACTATACGGGCACTTTAGGTCTGGGTGTAAAATTATCCAGTTCCCTTTATATGGATGTAGCGGTAGTACACAATATGCTGAAGTATTACGAAAGTCCGTATACTTTTGAAGAAGGATTCTGGGAGACTCCCAACCCTGTAGCAGAAATCAAAAATAACCGCACAAATGCAGTGTTGACCTTGGGTGCAAAATTCTAA
- a CDS encoding alpha/beta hydrolase family protein, whose product MRKLKPVFTAALLFVILSFSILNLYAQSGKELQITDQKSTLKNSSFSYFLAYFKRNLETENLEKIESVYYNKTIHTPLLKIEKERVWELWKEANNERLATLPSASKDGSEFIWDIPQGQRMKIQTFTKGEKPASGYPFFINLHGGGGYGDLSGPWDSETNSDEWTAAKMLGKAYQDSSSYYFVPRMADDRIGRWYYRPQQVSWLRAWQLAVLSNEIDPDRTYILGISEGGYGSFRMGTFYADYFAGLGPMAGPETEEAAPIENLRNTSVRIEVGEFDRGFDRNKMGISWKQRLDSAALVNPGYFNHVVNIQTGKGHGINYYNVTPWLIKQSKRVTYPDVLSFMYYDTDGDYRKGFGYVRLDGLSKEGGRKSFKIEKNGNNYDITTQEVKGKVSGKISLYVDKVDFIKPVKVRLNGKEVFNGKVKNNFAVIVESIALFGDPARIYAAKIELDI is encoded by the coding sequence ATGAGAAAATTGAAACCAGTTTTTACAGCGGCTTTGTTATTTGTTATTTTAAGTTTTAGTATCCTTAATTTATATGCTCAAAGCGGAAAGGAATTGCAGATTACAGATCAAAAATCCACATTAAAAAATTCCAGTTTTTCTTATTTTTTAGCATATTTTAAACGTAATCTGGAAACTGAGAATCTGGAAAAAATAGAATCAGTTTATTATAATAAAACCATTCATACGCCTCTTCTAAAGATTGAAAAGGAAAGAGTTTGGGAACTTTGGAAAGAGGCTAACAACGAGAGATTGGCGACCTTGCCTTCTGCAAGTAAAGATGGAAGCGAATTTATCTGGGATATTCCACAGGGACAGCGTATGAAAATACAAACCTTTACTAAAGGAGAAAAACCTGCTTCCGGATATCCTTTTTTCATCAACCTGCATGGGGGAGGGGGATATGGAGATCTGTCAGGCCCTTGGGATTCTGAAACAAACTCTGATGAATGGACTGCAGCCAAAATGCTGGGTAAAGCCTATCAGGATAGTTCAAGCTATTATTTTGTACCCAGAATGGCTGATGACAGGATCGGAAGATGGTATTATCGCCCTCAACAAGTTTCCTGGCTGAGGGCCTGGCAACTGGCTGTACTTTCAAATGAAATCGATCCTGACAGAACGTATATATTGGGGATTTCGGAAGGTGGATACGGGAGTTTCAGAATGGGAACTTTCTACGCAGATTATTTTGCCGGCCTTGGACCTATGGCAGGGCCGGAAACTGAGGAAGCTGCTCCTATAGAAAACCTAAGGAACACCTCTGTTCGCATAGAAGTAGGAGAATTTGATCGCGGATTCGATCGTAATAAAATGGGAATCTCCTGGAAGCAAAGACTTGATAGTGCAGCTTTGGTTAATCCGGGATATTTTAATCACGTGGTGAACATTCAGACTGGTAAAGGGCATGGTATCAATTATTATAACGTGACTCCATGGTTGATCAAACAAAGTAAGCGAGTGACTTATCCCGATGTATTATCCTTTATGTATTATGACACGGACGGTGATTATAGAAAGGGTTTTGGATATGTGCGATTAGACGGATTGAGTAAAGAAGGAGGGAGGAAATCCTTTAAAATTGAAAAGAACGGAAATAACTATGATATTACTACACAGGAAGTGAAAGGTAAGGTCTCCGGAAAAATTAGCCTTTATGTAGATAAAGTAGACTTTATAAAACCCGTAAAAGTCCGGCTTAATGGAAAAGAGGTCTTCAACGGGAAAGTTAAAAATAATTTTGCTGTAATAGTGGAGAGTATAGCGCTATTTGGTGATCCGGCACGTATTTATGCCGCTAAAATAGAATTGGATATTTAG